The Pieris brassicae chromosome 3, ilPieBrab1.1, whole genome shotgun sequence genome contains the following window.
ACAAAGAATCATTATCAATGGCTCAGAAATAAATgctaaaacagtttttatttggtaaaaataaaattttcagacAACAGATTTCCAGGAAAACCTTATAAATGGTTATAGAAATCTTATAGCAGATATACAAATAAGGACACAGAAATCTCGTGAAGACATGGACACTCTGGTCTCACAAATTAAACTTCTCATGAAGAACGAAGCAGATAAGGCGATAAATTATATGACAGTGTACCTTGAACAGATATCCCTTTATTTTCAAGTAAGTTTAACTTATGTTCCACTATGTTGGCGCATgattttataactaaagttATTATACGTAAAGCTTGAAGTGGAACAAAAGTTgagaaatacatatatataattgttaataaatgatcTTTAGGCATGTGCCTAAGTTAACTGCAATCTTTATTAACTTCAATCAATTGATCCGCTgtgatataaaaacaatatacacgCCCATATTTGTGTTACTAAGGAAGCATAACtgctaataaattttaaaatcaatcttTAATTCGCTTTGCCTATATAACTATTAGAAAACTAGTAACGTTTAGTTAAATTCGTCAAAATTCATAAGTCGTGGTACATTCCTTCagtaaaaaagaaagaaaagaaacTATAGCACACCTATAATTAGGTCAACATttcaaattacatttaattattttgtaaagtgGAAAATATGCGACGGAAAACAGGTCACGGATCATTACTCGCTTAGAAATTGTAAACGGCGTAGtttattagtcttaaataCTTTTTCGTACATTTTCgtatttgttaattgtttcGATTTCGACGCCGTTGCTTTCTTGaagtattatttagtttttatacacttttataaatagtgaAGATGAAAACATTATCATTCCTGCCTTGCCATGATTGtgtgcttttttatttttttcaattataaaatctaaaaacatCTAGTTCAATACTTATGAAATATGTTCATTTcctatcaatttttttataaattctttgtaatactaaactaaaatgtatgttacaAAGTTCTCGCTAAAGTACAACGCTTTAAAAACTTGCCAGGTAATAATTCACGATCGTAAACCTCGCAACGGCACTTATTGCAAGGAGAGCATCGTTAAACTACTAGGCGAAAATCTGCAGCTCGCTGATGAGAATGTCACGCTCTGCTTAGCTCTGGGCTATCAGAGAGTACAACGGTTGCCGGGTAAGTTTATTACACTAAAGCAAAACTAGAATATTATTGTGtggtgaatttttttattggtgtTGGCAAAGTCCATTTATTGAAATCCttattatgtaatagaaaaaaagaaagCTTTTTTCTCTCGAGTTGTCCAACGACATTATAGCATACCCTATTAACACCGACCATCTACGCAAAAGATAGTACAGTCGTATTATCTAGTTATGTATCTATGTCTGTTATGTTAACTCTCAAACCAGATGAGGGATGTGAATGACAAGAGGATCACGAAATCTATTACCAACCCGACAATTTTATCATCTGAGGCATGAAGGTTTAACAGTAAAAGCAAagacttgttttataataattttatgcagtcatgaaaattatatttctttttaattaataccaaaatgttgttttgttgagtatttaaaaaaaatatgaacggTCTTACCGATAagttaatattcaaaaatcaaatttacttTCTTGTTCATGAAACTTGAAGTCTGGGTTAGTCAATTATTCtaataatgtttagtttaCCCGAAACTTAGAACATATTAGCGATAAATGTGTAAGTGGGTACGATACCTAGCTTTAAGTTACTTGAACAAGCTACAAGTTAtatgtgtttaattaatttctctaATGGTAATTGTGCATTTAGTTGGCGGGtctatataattgataatctATCCGTTGCCTAaagtattacttttataacgagtacaaatgtgtttttttccttaaaattattagcaaAGTGCCATCccatgaaattaattatttcacagGAATTGAACCCAGCCTCCGTCATATTAATGCATTGTTAATTCCGGTATGTTTAATCCCACACACTAGTTATTATTGGTATGTCTTCCTTGTTTATCTAGATGTGACTATATCCGTTTGGAACAATACAGGATGTGATCATAACAAACCGTATTATTAGGACAACAGTAGGAATTTATCAGCTATATGACATATTGGTTGAAAGACCTATGTTTATACAAAACAGATATAACTTTAAAGAGCTGTAAAGATACACAAATATTAGATTAGTCCAGTATTCCATTGGTTGAGaggattattttaattatgagtaATTTAGTTGATAGTGTGTTTTTTAAAGAGGGTTTAACAACTTTGGTACGGCAATATTGTATTGATGTGATCAACAGTTATGTTTTACCTAAGCTATAGaaaattcttattttgttCTTTAAACTATAACTATGTCGGTTTCAAATCACGTGAAATgttagataattttttatacaacttaAACTATAATCGGGATATCAAAATGCTTTTCTATCAAATATAACTAcagtaatgttttatttttgtcatttattctgaaatagatatttattataccttTTTTCAGAGAAATTACAAGTTCATTTTGAAACTTTGgagaatctaaaaaaatattctgcaTCAAAGCTATTTGAATGTCAAAAGCAACAGCAGGTTGGTGGTAACTGCTCTCATGAAAGTCAGGACCTTGAGAGAACAGTGGTaagaaataagtaattttcaaaaatttaatcgGCAGATGTAAATATTACCGACACCGCGAGGAATGTAGATACCCAAACGTCAAAAAATACTGaacctatttttataaaacttggAACTGATTTCGTTGAAATATGACGTTTTGATTTCGAAAAACGTCCGTCAAACAGATAAATCTTACCGATTGTACACCCAACCAGTCACATTgcatgaatattttaataacaatcaaACGGAAAATCACCaacaatgattatttattcgtGTCTCTAgacagtattaaaaatatatgcttAAAACAAAGCGTATGTTTATATCctatgtttctttattttgcataatgtattttacagTTTCTCTACGAGACATCGCCTTTCCCAGTAGTAATGGCTGAAATTGCAATCCACGGATTCAAAGAAGTATCCGACCTTAGTGTATGTTTGAAGGACATTATATCGAGAATGATGACACACTCGGTCAAAGTGATTGGCGACTTTAACAGGTGCATTCACAACATTGAAATGCCTAAACTTAAGTACTTACTAAAATTCATGAAGAAATATGCTTAAgaacttattttaatgtaaataaaggtattgtttaatattttagatttttactaGATCTGTTATTTAATAGAATGATTCATATgcagaaatacatttttaagctGATTCTGCATACATAATTACgcacatttttaaatcaggACTTTATTTTTCTGATATTATAGGAGCCCCTAAATCACCAATCTATAGAAATGTTTACTAAGGAAAAGATGTAATGTCGTctgttaaatatgaaatatcacGCTGTAATAATACTATGactataataacatttgtaacaagttttaaaaggttttaagTACTTTAATGCCtgctataaaacaattatttacttcGGTGCGAATTTGTACCAGACTCAGAGATTAAATATTTCGCAAAGgaggaaaatattttattacatattggTTCGCTACAATACGTACTGTTAAGATTGTTCAATTTGTGCTTTCGTTTTGATGTAATTTATACTTGAATGATTAATACGTGagcaatgaaaataatttgaatattataataaatttattttcatgccTGATGCCGAACTTCAGTTTCATATTCGCTTTGACTTTAAAATAAGTCGAATCGAATTTTctgttaaaattttttttagattcgaggtatttttgaaattgttaatattagccattattacctaaatatatttgataaaacgttcattaataaaatagttgttaTCGAATAAAACAGTTTCAGATAATTACCGATTTATCGtgagtttataaatattgataagatTGCATGTTGATATCAAGTCAtgctattattaatttaagcttTTTGTTTGAAAAGTTCATACGAGAAATTTGTTGGAAATGAGCTTTTATAACTGTactgtatattaaaatctgtggtgaaaaaaacatgtatgaaaattataacattttttcttACCAAAACAATGGCCACATCGGTTGAACAGGGCTGGTACTTTAACAGCCTACTGAACCGCAGAGTCCTTTGAGCCATGGTTAGCGGGCCTACAGGTCGGGACGTGTGTATGAGTGGGGAGGGTGGCGGACGCGGGGGCGGAGTTGAAATAGGCGGTATATTCCTTCTAACAGTCTCCAGAGGAACGGTCCTTGCTACCAAACTATCACTGCCTATAGATGTAGCACTACCACTAAACATGTTCATCAAATCGCCAATCGATCCGCCCCCGCTAGACCCAGTACTACACCGAAGCTTATCCAAATCAGTCAGACTTGACCCACGCCGCACACGTAACCGCGATCCACTAAAACGATTAAACGACCGGTCGTTGCGGACGTCAGCCTCGCTAGCCGCTTGAGTCTTACGACTTCGACCCATTATTTAAGTGTCAGTACACTGCGACGGTTAAACAAGGAGTAAACATTTACACCTGAAGTGAAATTAATTTGCATACAAATTGCTGATAGTACCCATACATTCAGGCCACGGCCACCCGCAGGATAACGATACCGCGTACGCGTCCTCGCACGCTTCCGCCGCCATTACGTGCTCAATATTcaagctatattttttaaatcgctAAAGTGTGCGAACGACACAAAGTTCGGTTTCTAACTGAGCGAGGACGTAGATTCGTTTATGGATAAAGTAACTTGAGTTGAACTAATGAGGTGATTGAGTTCAAAGGCGTCATGGGAGCCGGCGGGTGGCACCACTTACCCCGCGGGATACTAGGAGCGAGGGGTAAAGTACATTACCACAACTCGCACGAAGAAATCTTAGGCTCtaagttataaaacaataatgctCCTACATGAGTAGAGGTCAATTCAATTTACATTGGGACAAATTGAATAAGAAATGTAAGGAAAGTGACTTCTAGCGTTAGATTGATTGCCGTCTGTTTATTACCCTTTTATCACCCTTGGTAATAGTTATTGCcgttaaatatgttttattgatcGGAAGTTGTTTGCTTAATTATTTtgcgatataaaaataactttgctTAATTGTTCTCAAAATATActgatattgtttttatggCTAGATTgaattgataatataaaatattccagagaaaatgtattatagtaAACATCGCTacgttttatttgttatagttTCTAGCACGAACATGGTGCTGATTTGTTGACGCGTCAGTAATaaattacgtatttttatataaaattattattgtaggaTAGATGATACAGATAGAAATAGAATACAcaaataagattaaaatacatttttactaccgatacatttatttttatttcacacGAACCATTTAAGGCTATTACCCAAGGAGGCTGATATAGAAACAGCTTTTCCATTTAACACATCCGCAACACAGCCTAGAATCGTTATTTCACAGCGGGGTGCGAAAACCACTTGTTTCGAGCAatctattttcaaataataatctaatagtttttataataagagtATCACTTAAATTTCGTGGGTAAAAAACCATCCTACTAAAAAGACTCAAATTCAGACATAGgagattttgatatatatatatataatataatagcgGTCCATGACATgcttagaataaaaaaatctaatatctTACCTTGCTTCTCTTGCTACtccatttcaatatattaaaagattaaaCAACATCTGTAGAAACAGATTTGTTCATAAAATCGtacaacttaatattttctttaaataaactaacgatcttaaataataagtatctgtttctatagataaataaataaaacaacttacATTTAGCTGCATCACGATCTTGTTGTATGCACGGTGCCACCTCTGTTTCGGCGTTAACTTGGGCTGTTCGGGCTCAAATTCCAACTCTTCCTTCCTCTCCTCTTCAGGGAACTCTTCTTGATACTGCTCTTGTTCTTGCTCCTCAAATTTCTCATCTCTGTATTCATCATCTTGAAACTGTTCATCGTCTTGGAATTCCCCGCCTTGATCGAATGACTCCTGCCTTTCGTGGAAAGCAGTTTCATCTGGTACCTCGTGATATGTTGTTCTTTCATCTTGAAATGTCACTTTAGATTTGTCTGAtgtgttttctataaatttaaacaaagatATTGAGCGATTACAATTATgtagattaatttttaatgtctaACACTAAGTATGCccaataataatagaaaataatttctttatcgtCGACCAAACTCgaaactttaaattttcctttaaattaagtttaattttaaaatatatttatttaatattcgatATTTAGATTTTCCATAGCCATAGATCTGAACGATATGgtcatagtaaaaaaatcgGATTTCTAACCTTCTTGTGATGCGTGACTGGAGAGCTTTTCTTCTTGATGGGATATGAAAGAACTTTGTGAAGTTTTTCGATCAAGTACCGACGGCGTTTGACTGTGATAGCTATCTACAGATGGCTTTCTAGTAATAGAACCGGTCCTAGGGGGTGATGTTGTCTTTTTTATACTAGGAGCCGTTTCTTCAACTTTCCGTTCTTCAGGGACATCTTCAAGAATGGTATCGTGAGTAAAATCTTCATCACGATACCTATCCAAAGAGGTCCTATCACGGTCTACTTGATCTAATTCAGTCTTTTGGTACTCTTCATCATAGGCACTTTCATCAAAACTTGACGTGAAATCATCCGGAGCATCAGGTAACGTTCGAGTTCTTCCTACTGATGGTCTTTGTATAGACTCTTGCCTTCGCAAAGATGGAGTTCGAGGTAGAGTTGCTGCTGTTGTCGTTGCACTTGTTACAGATGGTTCCGTTGCTTGCGGAACTATTGTTGTATCTGGAACTGAGGCTGTTGTAAGAACCATTGTAGGAGCTACACCAGATGTAAACTGGTTAATTTGGGCTGTAGTTACTGTGGCAGTGATAGGTGGTTGTTGAGTAACAGCTGGAGTAGCAACAGCTGCAGCGGCTGCACCGAAAAAGCTACCTAACTTTTTAGCTCCACCAGCCATAAACGAACCTAACGTTGCAGCTCCAGTCATGACTGATGCTTGTATCTGCTGTGCTGGTTGCTTTTGTTGTTGTTGCTGCTGTATTTGCTGCTGATGTTGTTGAATCTGTTTCTGTTGCTGGCGTAGCTGTTCCTCGTTTTGCTGTTGTTGTTTTTCAAACTGATGTTGAGACTCAATCTGTTGTTGCTGTTGTCGGTCATATTGTTGCTGCTGTTCCAACTGCTGGTCTAGTTTATATTGTTGTTGTAGATCTTGCTGATATTGATCAGATTGCTGATGTTTATCATACTGTTGATCGTGATATTGATTCTGTTTCTGATAATTATCGTGCTCTTGTTGATAGCTTTGATGTTCATACAGCAAACTTGATTTGCGCTCTTCTTTATATTCGTTATATTGTCCATGGTAAGCTAAATCAGTTTTTTGTTCTTCATACCTGTTTTCATGCCGTTGATACTCATTCTGAGTTTTGGGATACTGACTTTGATTTTGCCCATCAAATTTTTGATATTGCTGTTCATTGTACTGTGTTTCGTATGACAAGCTTGTATCATACACCGATTGTTTTGTAGTAACAGGttgttctatttttgaatgcGACTTCGAAGGCGCTGTAGTAGATATGTATTTACTGTCTTCTCCTGTCACCGTATAAGAAAACTGTGAACTTTCATTCTCACCCCATGTAGATTTTTGTGctggaatattaaaaaaacaccttGTAATAGAAAACGCTAACGAATTATATAAAGTGGCCAAATGAGCCGTCATACTAAGCTTACGTCcaataaattactaataagGACAGCTGAATTCAGATTTGTCAAGGTCGTGAAACGGAAGCTTTTATCTTTCGATGAGTTCGCGTTCATTGCcacagataattattttttctataaatataatattattactaaaccTACACGTGTGTTGCTTACTGTtagtatattaaaagttttcttttcatttctTTAGAATATATTGTTACAAGGGTTTAACATATTATTCAACTAAGACgccaataattgttttatactcATAGCCCTCAGTGAAGTTTTTGATGTTATGTTTAGGAATAATAAATACCTGTAGTAGCCGAAGGTGTTGCGTGGGGAGTTTCATTAAAGAATGGTTGCATTCCATCTTCATcactacaaaaataaacttatgtaTTGtctatatgatttttttacttaaaggGGTTGCCAAATCTACAAACGttgtaatgcatatgtacttaaaatgaataaacacatttttatttatatttatgtatatgttataaatcatattttctgACTAAATCTGCATTAAGCTCAgtgaataaatatgtttttccaTTTTCATGTCTATCTTATTCTCAAGTCACCGCAGTTTAGTAGTTAAGTTACGTGTTGTCTCCTGATTACATAGGTTCCATTGcccatacaaatatttgatcgcttgatttaagaaaaaatatcaatttaacaGAAATGTAACTGTCCCATGCGACGTTAAAATGTTATGGAACTAGAAATGCCATTAAGAGCAGtcttggtctagtggctttaACGTATCACTCATGCCCCGTCTGCCCGTgccccaatggactttctatcaATAAGCGCATTTAACAGTCGCAATGAAGGAAACATATTGAGGAAACGTACCTTAGACTTAAAGGTCGCCTTTTAGAACAAAACTAATTATCAGGAAACAGGTACATAAATCTGAGCCAGATCTGTACCAGAACTGAAAGGTGTTACcgctttttttaatgttattcatggaataataaaattaccttGTGGTATAAGTATTATCCTGATACTGTTCAATGGCAGTGTCTTGATATTTTTGGTACCCAAATGTCTCATAACCGTAACTAACATCGGGTACCTTTGGTATTCTCTCAGTTTctgaaataatatcaaatcaGTATTTTTGTCAACAGTAAGTTCGGCATGTTTTTATAGTTTCGTTATAATATAGGGACAAGAACATCTGATTGCCATAAGTTGCCGTTTTAATTGCCGTTAAATAGCTCGGCATTTTTATACTTACTCGTTAAGTGTTAATCTATATCATAAGATCAGTGACTATCTTTAAGCATCTAATAAGACctaataaaaacctaaaaaaaaatataaacctatAACTGTGgcttatatacaaaaaaagtatataagcGTATTTGATGTAAagaaaagttaattaattgcACTTTTAAATTACACTAGTACTTAGTTTGTACGGTGATAGACAAAtcgaaatttttttaaatttataattttgactGATTGCTATGGATTATTATACCTTTTTTTATCCATAAATATGGTACGAAGAGACTTCTTATTACTTTCCAAACATAAAATCTCTTAAATCGCGGACTATTGATAACAATGCTGGCGTTTCtagcatatttttataaattgatatagtacttattataaatgtttaccTTGCTTGTAAGGCACATTAGTATAGGTGGGCGGCACAGGCTTCTGGCGCTGCGTGGGCGGCCTGGGCAGGCGCCGCCCTCTCCGCCCCCAACCTGATTCGCTGCCCGGAGGAACAGGTAGCGCCCGACCACGCTTTGGTGTCGATGATGGCGTTgctattaatacaataacacTTAGATTTTACTGgacatttaatgtaaatttgtgAAACTAATCTACATAaaaaaccatttacaata
Protein-coding sequences here:
- the LOC123707790 gene encoding ras-interacting protein RIP3-like; this translates as MSINGMKTERKSSLLYEHQSYQQEHDNYQKQNQYHDQQYDKHQQSDQYQQDLQQQYKLDQQLEQQQQYDRQQQQQIESQHQFEKQQQQNEEQLRQQQKQIQQHQQQIQQQQQQKQPAQQIQASVMTGAATLGSFMAGGAKKLGSFFGAAAAAVATPAVTQQPPITATVTTAQINQFTSGVAPTMVLTTASVPDTTIVPQATEPSVTSATTTAATLPRTPSLRRQESIQRPSVGRTRTLPDAPDDFTSSFDESAYDEEYQKTELDQVDRDRTSLDRYRDEDFTHDTILEDVPEERKVEETAPSIKKTTSPPRTGSITRKPSVDSYHSQTPSVLDRKTSQSSFISHQEEKLSSHASQEENTSDKSKVTFQDERTTYHEVPDETAFHERQESFDQGGEFQDDEQFQDDEYRDEKFEEQEQEQYQEEFPEEERKEELEFEPEQPKLTPKQRWHRAYNKIVMQLNIARNKWFSHPAVK
- the LOC123707479 gene encoding uncharacterized protein LOC123707479, translated to MSRETFFILAVLFVVFSIQTTDFQENLINGYRNLIADIQIRTQKSREDMDTLVSQIKLLMKNEADKAINYMTVYLEQISLYFQVIIHDRKPRNGTYCKESIVKLLGENLQLADENVTLCLALGYQRVQRLPEKLQVHFETLENLKKYSASKLFECQKQQQVGGNCSHESQDLERTVFLYETSPFPVVMAEIAIHGFKEVSDLSVCLKDIISRMMTHSVKVIGDFNRCIHNIEMPKLKYLLKFMKKYA
- the LOC123707480 gene encoding uncharacterized protein LOC123707480, with the protein product MTLFHRLHLLGTIHIYHTSQVMKSILMHHAIHTHLNHQWECGISDSFTMSVDLILSSMKISSINVAPPLYSYRKCRPNSCHHHLDIPTTMKWRHTDHGREGLRQVYQQRHHRHQSVVGRYLFLRAANQVGGGEGGACPGRPRSARSLCRPPILMCLTSKKLREYQRYPMLVTVMRHLGTKNIKTLPLNSIRIILIPQVMKMECNHSLMKLPTQHLRLLQHKNLHGVRMKVHSFLIR